The following coding sequences lie in one Cannabis sativa cultivar Pink pepper isolate KNU-18-1 chromosome 5, ASM2916894v1, whole genome shotgun sequence genomic window:
- the LOC133038482 gene encoding uncharacterized protein LOC133038482, giving the protein MEFIRVQLGFDNCFMVEARGHSGGLALLWRDTFDVAIQGYSFNHIDATIQAQHSVQWRFTGVYGEPNRELRFRTWDLLRSIKNDSTLPWCLMGDWNNLGSQTEKRGGRKYPDRLIEGFLEAMADCNLIDLPLVGYPFTWEKGRNSANWIEERLDKALVSHEWISTFPQATLHNLEISTSDHCPILLILKGVSPAYSFVSFRFENAWLREPLCKQLVEGCWEGSGLVSMQEKILRCGEVLGKWGREITGNFRKRIDQCKRQISNSKWGKDPMKRNNSISQLKDNGGRWVAWDSGLDTVIIDYFRDLFQTSNIDLGSILNRVRPVVTQEQNEELLVPISEEEVRHALFQMHPDKSPGPDGMTPGFYQKHWDIVGHDVIEFVRVFFDTGVISDGLNDTHIVLIPKKKNPTQMSDMRPISLCNVLYKIASKVVANRMKGILDIAISETQSAFVSGRLISDNFMVAFEVMHYLKRKTNGRQGYMALKLDMSKAYDRVEWGFSEAVLRAMGFSDRWIGLTLGCVKSVRYHVINSGQKLGPIFPTRGIRQGCPLSPYLFIVCAEGLSSLIKHAEATKLITGCKVARSAPPISHLLFADDSYVYCKASEEEANRVLTLLRTFEEASGQKVNLHKSSAFFSSNTRVDIRRRVCSLMQVQEAGADSLYLGLPSIVGRNKNDVLGFLKERMRKRITSWEGKFLSRAGKEVFIKSVVQYLPSYAMNVFLFPIGTCKELERLVASFWWKSNKSNSNGSGIVWMNWDRMTRNKAEGGMGFRNLRDFNLAMLGKQGWRLMFRQDSLVSKVFKARYYSQSDFLSAELGSNPSFIWSSIYAAKDTVKLGLRKGIGSGLSVGITSDPWLPTLDRASPIPVVPGLENFTVNSLLQMHSRNWDVEVVRDLFSPVDAAIILGIQINQSSENDYWYWFGEKDGTYSVSSAYKMIQDNKAPSLNLIESIFWKKLWSLKVPPKAKDLIWRAVSNCLATRVNLCIKKVLTDSACPLCGIYAETEIHLFVTCQFASSCWEEAAVADASRNNNSLL; this is encoded by the exons ATGGAATTTATTAGAGTCCAATTGGGCTTTGATAATTGTTTTATGGTTGAGGCTCGTGGGCATAGTGGTGGCCTGGCTTTACTTTGGAGGGACACGTTTGATGTGGCTATACAGGGGTACTCTTTTAATCATATTGATGCAACTATTCAAGCTCAACATAGTGTTCAATGGCGTTTCACGGGGGTTTACGGTGAGCCAAACCGCGAGCTCCGTTTCAGAACTTGGGATCTCCTTCGTTCCATTAAAAACGACAGTACCTTGCCGTGGTGTCTTATGGGGGATTGGAATAACTTGGGCTCCCAAACTGAAAAACGAGGAGGAAGGAAATATCCGGATCGTCTTATTGAAGGCTTCCTTGAAGCTATGGCTGATTGCAACTTGATCGACTTACCTCTTGTGGGGTATCCTTTTACTTGGGAGAAAGGTCGGAATAGTGCTAATTGGATTGAAGAACGTCTTGATAAAGCCTTGGTGTCTCACGAATGGATATCAACGTTCCCTCAAGCGACTCTACACAACTTAGAGATCTCCACCTCCGACCATTGCCCTATTCTCTTAATTCTCAAAGGTGTGTCCCCTGCTTATTCTTTTGTTTCCTTTCGCTTTGAAAATGCATGGCTCCGTGAGCCTCTATGTAAACAACTGGTGGAAGGGTGCTGGGAGGGATCGGGTTTGGTCAGTATGCAAGAAAAAATTCTCAGGTGTGGGGAGGTGTTGGGAAAGTGGGGTAGAGAGATTACTGGTAACTTTCGGAAGAGAATTGATCAATGTAAGAGGCAGATTAGCAATTCAAAGTGGGGCAAAGATCCGAT GAAGCGGAATAATAGTATTTCTCAACTCAAAGACAATGGAGGCCGTTGGGTTGCCTGGGATTCGGGGTTGGACACTGTCATCATAGATTATTTCCGAGATTTGTTCCAAACGTCTAATATAGACCTTGGTTCAATTCTGAATAGAGTTCGTCCCGTTGTCACTCAAGAACAAAATGAAGAATTGTTGGTGCCTATTTCTGAAGAGGAAGTTAGACATGCATTGTTTCAAATGCATCCCGACAAATCTCCAGGCCCAGATGGAATGACACCGGGTTTTTACCAGAAACATTGGGATATTGTGGGCCACGACGTGATTGAATTTGTTCGAGTTTTCTTTGATACTGGGGTGATATCGGATGGCCTTAATGATACTCATATAGTCTTGATTCCGAAGAAGAAGAATCCCACCCAGATGAGTGATATGCGGCCAATCTCCCTATGTAATGTGCTTTATAAGATAGCTTCCAAGGTTGTGGCTAACCGTATGAAGGGAATACTTGACATTGCAATCTCTGAAACTCAGAGCGCCTTTGTATCAGGTAGGTTGATTTCTGATAATTTTATGGTGGCTTTCGAAGTTATGCACTACTTAAAAAGGAAAACAAATGGAAGACAAGGTTATATGGCTTTAAAATTGGATATGAGTAAAGCCTATGATCGAGTTGAGTGGGGATTTTCGGAAGCGGTTCTTCGCGCTATGGGTTTTAGCGATCGTTGGATTGGTTTAACTCTTGGATGTGTCAAGTCTGTCCGTTATCATGTAATTAACAGTGGTCAGAAGCTGGGGCCTATCTTTCCCACGAGAGGTATTCGTCAAGGCTGTCCTTTGTCTCCCTACTTATTTATTGTGTGCGCTGAGGGACTTTCATCACTCATCAAACATGCTGAAGCTACAAAACTCATCACGGGATGCAAGGTTGCCCGTAGTGCACCTCCTATATCTCATCTGCTTTTTGCCGACGATAGCTATGTGTACTGCAAAGCTTCTGAGGAGGAAGCAAATCGTGTTCTTACTCTCTTGCGCACCTTTGAAGAAGCTTCGGGGCAGAAGGTTAATCTCCATAAATCGTCTGCTTTCTTTAGTTCAAATACAAGGGTGGACATAAGGAGACGAGTTTGTAGTTTGATGCAAGTTCAAGAAGCTGGGGCAGACAGTCTTTACTTGGGTCTCCCGAGTATTGTTGGTAGGAATAAAAATGATGTTTTGGGGTTCCTTAAAGAAAGGATGAGAAAGCGAATCACCAGTTGGGAAGGCAAATTTCTTTCTCGGGCGGGTAAGGAGGTCTTCATTAAATCTGTGGTTCAATATCTCCCTTCATATGCAATGAATGTTTTCCTTTTCCCGATCGGCACTTGTAAAGAACTTGAGAGACTAGTGGCTAGCTTCTGGTGGAAATCAAACAAATCCAACAGCAATGGAAGTGGGATTGTTTGGATGAACTGGGATAGAATGACAAGGAATAAAGCTGAGGGTGGCATGGGATTTAGAAATTTGAGAGATTTTAATCTTGCCATGCTAGGAAAGCAAGGTTGGAGACTCATGTTTAGACAAGACTCTTTGGTCAGCAAGGTGTTTAAAGCAAGATACTATTCTCAGAGTGACTTCTTATCTGCTGAATTGggatccaacccaagctttatttGGAGTAGCATTTATGCTGCTAAAGACACAGTTAAGCTGGGGTTGAGGAAAGGTATCGGATCTGGTCTCTCTGTGGGAATCACCTCTGACCCGTGGCTACCAACACTTGATAGAGCCTCCCCTATACCGGTTGTCCCTGGCCTTGAAAACTTTACTGTTAACAGCTTGTTGCAAATGCATAGCCGCAACTGGGATGTCGAAGTGGTTAGAGATTTATTCTCTCCTGTTGATGCTGCGATCATTTTGGGGATTCAAATCAACCAATCGTCCGAGAATGATTATTGGTACTGGTTTGGTGAAAAAGATGGGACTTATTCTGTCAGTAGTGCTTATAAAATGATCCAAGACAATAAAGCTCCTTCTCTGAACTTAATCGAAAGCATCTTTTGGAAGAAATTGTGGTCTCTCAAGGTGCCTCCCAAGGCCAAAGATTTGATTTGGAGGGCAGTCTCTAATTGTCTAGCTACAAGGGTAAATTTATGCATTAAGAAGGTGTTGACAGATAGTGCTTGCCCTTTGTGTGGTATCTATGCTGAAACTGAAATACACCTATTTGTGACATGTCAATTTGCAAGCTCTTGCTGGGAAGAAGCTGCTGTTGCAGATGCCAGCCGAAACAATAATTCTCTTCTGTAA
- the LOC115717236 gene encoding LOW QUALITY PROTEIN: pseudouridine kinase (The sequence of the model RefSeq protein was modified relative to this genomic sequence to represent the inferred CDS: inserted 3 bases in 2 codons): protein MDSTARRRLDCISHHLLQPYQPTHFLQPGLVSNGQLESEVFEPVIIGGMVLDIHATPSTPASPRTTTPGMINYVLGGVARNVAECMSKLATKPFMISVLGLDMAGNMLLDHWKSAELSTKGILRQDVIKTAVVSNIFDVTGEVVAGVASVEAIEKYLTPDWIQKFKHNIHSAPVMMVDANLNLSALEFSCQIAASSNTPVWFEPVSVAKSRRIVSVAKYVTFVSPNEYELISMANALTGGSEFSFSSFENDNIXNLCSKGGIKFVVVTLGSKGMLLCSNGEPRFTSVDHEGYKQDVTGRNLYKTVASACPRKLFSDCTKSETLLFAXHLPALPASVVRLTGAGDCLVGGTLSSICAGLDVIQSLAVGIAASKAAVEAEANVPNALDLASIAEDARLVYSAAKVVCMEQWSEINFFLHEANHIETFSCVDEQTIILLYLKANAVFVWKEIDFFSYNKVH, encoded by the exons ATGGACAGCACTGCTCGCAGAAGATTGGATTGTATTTCTCATCACCTTTTACAGCCGTATCAACCCACTCATTTTCTTCAACCA GGGTTAGTCAGTAATGGGCAATTGGAAAGTGAAGTGTTTGAGCCTGTGATCATTGGTGGTATGGTTTTGGACATTCATGCCACTCCTTCAACTCCTGCAAGTCCAAGGACCACTACTCCTGGAATG ATAAACTATGTATTGGGTGGTGTAGCAAGAAATGTTGCAGAGTGCATGTCAAAGCTTGCAACAAAACCTTTTATGATTAGTGTCTTGGGTCTTGACATGGCAG GAAATATGTTGCTGGATCACTGGAAATCTGCTGAGCTATCAACCAAAG GAATTCTGAGGCAGGATGTTATCAAGACTGCTGTTGTAAGCAACATATTTGATGTTACCGGAGAGGTGGTGGCTGGTGTTGCAAGCGTGGAAGCTATT GAGAAGTATCTTACACCAGATTGGATCCAGAAATTCAAGCACAATATTCATTCTGCTCCTGTTATGATGGTTGATGCGAATCTGAATCTTTCAGCTCTAGAATTTTCTTGCCAAA TAGCTGCATCATCGAATACTCCAGTGTGGTTTGAGCCTGTATCAGTTGCAAAATCTCGAAGAATTGTGTCGGTTGCCAAGTAT GTAACTTTTGTTTCGCCAAATGAATATGAACTTATTTCCATGGCTAATGCTTTAACTGGTGGAAGCGAGTTTTCTTTCTCTTCATTTGAAAATGACAACAT GAATCTTTGCTCCAAAGGTGGTATCAAATTTGTTGTTGTCACACTTGGCTCGAAGGGAATGTTATTATGCTCTAATGGAGAGCCAAGATTTACGAGCGTTGATCATGAAGGGTACAAACAAGATGTTACTGGAAGAAATTTATATAAGACCGTCGCTTCAGCCTGTCCTCGTAAACTTTTCTCTGACTGTACTAAATCAGAGACTCTTCTATTTG ATCATCTTCCTGCTCTTCCTGCATCAGTTGTGAGGCTTACCGGGGCTGGTGATTGCTTGGTTGGCGGGACACTTTCTTCCATTTGTGCTGGTTTGGATGTGATACAAAGCTTGGCAGTCGGCATTGCAGCTTCAAAAGCTGCTGTTGAAGCTGAGGCTAACGTCCCCAATGCTCTTGATTTGGCCTCAATTGCAG agGATGCAAGGTTGGTTTACTCTGCAGCCAAAGTTGTGTGCATGGAACAATGGTCtgaaatcaatttttttcttcatgaAGCGAACCATATCGAAACATTCAGCTGCGTCGACGAACAAACTATCATTCTCCTGTACTTGAAAGCAAATGCAGT GTTTGTTTGGAAGGAGATAGACTTTTTTTCATATAATAAAGTGCATTAG
- the LOC115716380 gene encoding translocase of chloroplast 159, chloroplastic-like — protein sequence MEPLKSPSSPDSTTPTTTTMTPPSSFSTGSFSPFQYSDLVDASSPYNFDDNGEKGAGVVNMLSGGVRPIAKVSIDDDDVVVDDESDDDGVLYGSKVGVLEVKEESAVVLGVESLLEGGGVTPQKQEEKDLVADNGVSNDDKEGDKVLVVEKSDHFDGEEVKLEAEKLVKEYGGESGFRVSGDVEVEQGKIGDSGNDVKDSYVSLEEKLVQQVVPDSQSDENIVVGSVIGGVDDEVDTKGGKDGGIEADFEVDKGANDEEVFSGMPLDSDSNVNIVVEPDIVGSVEEVDTKNISGIEEEGALEAGVQKNSLVVEKGGGDDDEEVQSADTVDLKSMPKNSELVEPVVGGVDEVDTKNISGKEEGVLEVDSDVQNRSLVVEKGDNDEEVQSIDTVGPKSMLTDPEFNRNVSVEPVVIGGLDEVDTKNVSRREEADSEVQQNNLVIENGVVSDLPKDETLQQDEKLTHNTRSSIEEPTSIINREMMVEGENEEKHLPEEYGEIDGSGTDDENEDIVFGSSAKQFLEELERASGAGSHSGADSSHDHSQRIDGQIVTDSDEEVDTDDDEGGGKEMFDSRKDWQTLLKAATGASSDGGNITITSSDGSRLFSVERPAGLGSSLPSVRPASRPTPTHSSLFSPSNLVAGGDSEKSLSEEEKQRLEKFQQLRVKYLRLVKRVGGSIEDSIARQVLYRLALVSGRQAGQAFSLESAKAKALQLESEGNDDLDFSLNILVIGKTGVGKSATINSIFGEEKIPIHAFGPSTTSVKEIVGTVDGVKIRVFDTPGLKPAAMEQSANRNILSSVKNVTKKCPPDIVLYVDRLDTHSRDLNDMPMLRSITSVLGPSIWRSVIVTLTHAASSPPDGPSGTPLNYELFVAQRSQIVQQTIGQAVGDLRTMSPSLMNPISLAENHSSCRKNRDGEKVLPNGQAWRSQLLLLSYSMKILSEASNLSKPQESVDHKKLFGFRSRSPPLPYLLSWLLQSRAHPKLSGDQGGEIGDSDIDLDDLSDSDGEEEDEYDQLPPFKPLRNFQIAKLSKEQKKAYMEEYDYRVKLLQKKQWREELKRMKEMKKRGGKVSAEELAFAGEDDPENGTPAAVPVALPDMALPPSFDGDNPAYRYRFLEPTSQLLARPVLDTHGWDHDCGYDGVNLEQTLAIVNRFPGVVAVQVTKDKKEFNIHLDSSVAAKHGDNGSSMAGFDIQNIGKQLAYIVRGETKFKSFRKNKTTAGTSVTFLGENVSTGFKIENQTGLGKRVVLVGSTGVVKSQSDSAYGANLEVRLREADFPIGQDQSSLGLSLVKWRGDLALGANLQSQFSLGRNYKVAVRAGLNNKLSGQISIRTSSSEQLQLALFAILPVVRSIYKLICPGPGSENYALY from the coding sequence ATGGAGCCCTTAAAGTCTCCCTCTTCGCCTGATTCCACAACACCAACAACAACCACCATGACGCCGCCTTCTTCATTCTCAACAGGTTCGTTTTCTCCTTTTCAATATTCCGACCTTGTTGATGCTTCTTCTCCTTACAATTTTGATGATAATGGTGAGAAGGGTGCTGGGGTTGTTAATATGCTTAGTGGTGGTGTGAGACCAATTGCCAAGGTTTCCATTGATGACGatgatgttgttgttgatgatgaaAGTGATGACGATGGAGTTTTGTATGGTTCGAAAGTTGGGGTTTTGGAGGTTAAGGAAGAGTCGGCTGTAGTACTTGGGGTTGAGAGTTTATTAGAGGGTGGAGGTGTTACTCCTCAGAAACAGGAGGAGAAGGATTTGGTGGCTGACAATGGTGTTAGTAATGATGACAAAGAAGGGGATAAGGTTTTGGTGGTGGAGAAAAGTGACCATTTTGATGGTGAGGAGGTAAAATTAGAAGCTGAGAAATTGGTTAAAGAATATGGTGGGGAGTCAGGGTTTAGGGTCAGTGGAGATGTAGAAGTTGAACAAGGTAAAATTGGGGATAGTGGAAATGATGTTAAAGATAGCTATGTGAGTTTAGAAGAGAAGTTGGTACAACAAGTTGTCCCAGATTCTCAATCTGATGAGAATATTGTTGTGGGGTCTGTTATTGGTGGTGTTGATGATGAAGTTGATACCAAAGGAGGAAAAGATGGAGGGATAGAAGCTGATTTTGAAGTAGATAAAGGTGCAAATGATGAAGAAGTTTTCTCTGGTATGCCTTTAGATTCTGATTCCAATGTAAATATTGTGGTGGAGCCTGATATTGTTGGTAGTGTTGAGGAAGTTGATACCAAGAACATATCAGGAATAGAAGAAGAAGGGGCGTTAGAAGCTGGTGTTCAGAAAAATAGCCTTGTGGTTGAGAAAGGtggtggtgatgatgatgaagaagtcCAGTCAGCTGACACTGTTGATCTAAAGTCGATGCCTAAAAATTCTGAATTGGTGGAACCTGTTGTTGGTGGTGTTGATGAAGTTGATACCAAGAACATATCAGGGAAAGAAGAAGGGGTGTTAGAAGTTGATTCTGATGTTCAGAACAGAAGCCTTGTGGTTGAGAAAGGTGATAATGATGAAGAAGTTCAGTCAATTGACACAGTTGGCCCAAAATCGATGCTTACAGATCCTGAATTCAATCGAAATGTTTCAGTGGAACCTGTTGTTATTGGTGGTCTTGATGAAGTTGACACCAAGAACGTATCAAGAAGAGAAGAAGCTGATTCAGAAGTTCAGCAGAACAACCTCGTGATTGAAAACGGTGTTGTCTCTGATTTACCAAAAGATGAAACTTTGCAACAGGATGAAAAGTTAACTCATAATACTAGAAGTAGTATTGAAGAGCCAACCTCAATTATAAACCGTGAGATGATGGTAGAAGGTGAAAATGAGGAGAAACATCTTCCTGAGGAGTATGGTGAGATTGATGGTTCTGGTACAGATGATGAAAATGAAGATATTGTCTTTGGAAGCTCTGCCAAGCAGTTCTTGGAAGAGTTGGAACGAGCATCAGGAGCAGGTTCTCATTCCGGGGCTGATAGTTCGCATGATCATTCGCAGAGAATTGACGGTCAAATTGTGACAGACTCGGATGAAGAAGTAGACACTGATGATGATGAGGGAGGTGGGAAAGAGATGTTTGATTCTCGCAAAGATTGGCAAACTCTTTTGAAAGCAGCTACAGGTGCTTCCTCGGATGGTGGCAATATCACTATAACTAGTTCAGATGGATCCAGACTTTTCTCTGTTGAGCGTCCTGCTGGTTTAGGGTCCTCACTTCCATCAGTGAGGCCGGCCTCCCGTCCTACTCCTACTCATTCGAGCCTTTTCTCGCCATCAAATCTGGTTGCTGGTGGAGACTCAGAGAAAAGCTTGAGTGAGGAAGAGAAACAGAGATTGGAGAAGTTTCAACAGTTAAGGGTGAAGTACTTAAGACTTGTTAAGAGAGTAGGTGGCTCAATTGAGGATTCAATAGCAAGACAGGTTCTATACCGGTTGGCACTTGTTTCGGGAAGGCAAGCTGGCCAAGCATTCAGCCTGGAAAGTGCAAAGGCCAAGGCTCTCCAGCTTGAATCAGAGGGGAATGATGATTTGGACTTTTCCTTGAACATACTTGTTATTGGGAAAACAGGTGTTGGCAAGAGTGCCACCATAAACTCTATTTTCGGAGAAGAGAAGATCCCAATTCATGCATTTGGACCCTCCACAACCAGTGTGAAGGAAATTGTTGGAACCGTGGATGGAGTCAAGATCAGGGTTTTTGATACTCCGGGTCTCAAACCAGCTGCAATGGAACAGAGTGCTAATCGAAATATTTTGTCTTCAGTGAAGAATGTCACAAAGAAATGCCCACCTGATATTGTTCTCTATGTCGATAGGCTGGACACTCATAGCAGAGATCTTAATGACATGCCAATGTTAAGATCAATCACTTCTGTGCTCGGCCCTTCGATCTGGAGAAGTGTCATTGTTACTTTGACTCATGCTGCATCCTCTCCACCCGATGGACCATCGGGTACGCCCCTGAACTATGAATTGTTTGTTGCTCAGCGGTCTCAAATTGTTCAGCAGACCATTGGACAAGCTGTTGGTGATCTTAGAACTATGAGTCCAAGTTTGATGAATCCTATATCACTGGCTGAGAACCATTCCTCTTGTAGAAAGAATAGGGATGGTGAGAAAGTGCTCCCGAATGGTCAAGCTTGGCGATCTCAGTTGTTGCTCTTGAGTTATTCTATGAAGATATTATCTGAGGCAAGCAACCTCTCAAAACCACAGGAGTCAGTGGATCACAAGAAGCTCTTTGGCTTTCGTTCTCGTTCGCCTCCCCTTCCATACTTGTTGTCCTGGCTTTTGCAGTCGCGTGCTCATCCAAAACTTTCAGGTGATCAAGGTGGAGAGATTGGTGATTCTGATATTGATTTGGATGACTTGTCTGATTCTGAtggtgaagaagaagatgagtaTGATCAGCTTCCACCATTCAAACCTCTCAGGAATTTCCAGATTGCTAAGCTTAGCAAAGAGCAGAAGAAGGCATATATGGAGGAGTATGATTACAGGGTGAAACTCCTTCAAAAGAAGCAATGGAGAGAGGAGTTGAAACGGATGAAAGAAATGAAGAAGAGGGGTGGTAAGGTTAGTGCTGAAGAGTTGGCTTTTGCTGGTGAAGATGACCCCGAAAATGGAACTCCTGCTGCTGTTCCAGTTGCCTTACCTGATATGGCTCTGCCTCCTTCTTTTGATGGTGATAATCCGGCTTACAGGTACCGGTTCTTGGAGCCCACTTCTCAATTGCTGGCAAGGCCGGTATTGGACACCCATGGCTGGGATCATGATTGCGGTTATGACGGTGTTAACCTTGAGCAAACCCTTGCCATTGTCAACCGTTTTCCAGGGGTTGTTGCTGTTCAAGTAACCAAGGATAAAAAAGAATTCAATATCCATCTGGATTCCTCAGTTGCTGCTAAGCATGGGGACAATGGATCAAGTATGGctggctttgacattcaaaacATTGGAAAACAACTTGCATACATCGTCCGTGGTGAGACAAAGTTcaaaagtttcagaaagaacAAGACAACTGCTGGAACATCTGTGACATTCTTAGGTGAAAATGTTTCCACTGGATTCAAAATTGAGAACCAAACTGGGCTTGGGAAGCGGGTTGTGTTGGTGGGCAGCACTGGAGTTGTCAAATCACAGAGTGACTCGGCATATGGAGCGAATTTAGAAGTGCGTCTGAGGGAGGCAGATTTTCCCATTGGCCAAGATCAATCCTCTCTTGGACTGTCTTTGGTGAAGTGGAGAGGGGACCTTGCATTGGGGGCTAATTTGCAGTCTCAGTTTTCTCTTGGAAGGAACTACAAGGTAGCCGTTCGTGCAGGGTTGAACAACAAGCTTAGTGGTCAGATATCAATTCGAACAAGCAGTTCAGAACAGCTCCAACTTGCACTGTTTGCCATTCTTCCAGTTGTTAGGAGTATCTACAAGCTCATCTGCCCCGGGCCTGGTTCGGAGAACTATGCACTCTACTAG